A segment of the Aridibaculum aurantiacum genome:
TGTAGCAGCTGAAATTGTGATCATCATGATCATGAATTCGGTGGAGAAATTCATTTTCAGCCTCGACAATGTTTACGATACACTTACAAGTATTACTAAACTTTCTAAGCTGTTAGACAGCCCGGAAGAGAAATCAGGAACATTGATATTTGCCCGTAAAGAATTTGGTCCTGAGGTGAAAGTTTCTGAGCTATCGTTCTCTTTCGAGCAAAAGCTTGAGGTACTTCATAAAATTTCTTTTGTAGTGCCAAGTGGTGCCACTGTATGTATACGTGGAGAAGAAGGCGCAGGTAAAAGCATCCTGTTGCGCTTACTTACCGGTAGCTACAGCCATTTCAAAGGATCGATTTCGCTAGATAATATTCCCATCAACAACTACGACCTGAAAAGCCTCCGTCGCAATACAGGTATCATTCTACAGGAGCAGGAAATATTTGATGGCACCCTGCTTGAGAATATTACAATGGACAATCCTGACCTTTCTTTTTCCCAGATAAATGAACTGGCTACAGCCTTTGGTTTTCAACATACATTTTTAGAATTACCAGATGGTTATGAAACCAAGCTCGATCCTACAGGAAAAAGATTGAGTAAATCTTTTATCCAAAAAGTGTTGCTTCTACGCTCATTGATCCACGACCCGCAGCTGTTGCTAATGGAAGAACCATGGACAGCACTCAGTGAGATAGGGCAGCAGCAGGTAAAAGATTATCTATTAACACGAACAAAATCAACAGTGATTGTGGCAACAAACGATATAGGATTTGCCCAGAGATGCAAATATGTAATTGAACTGAAAAATGGCCAGGTATTGAAAGCAGGTAACCCTGCAGTTGTATTAGGTATTTCGTAAACTGATCTGACAGCAATGCAAATATTAGAAGCTAAAATACGGGAAGAACATAATTTAAGTATAGAGAGTACAAGCCATATTTACAACAGCCATTATCGCAAGCAAATGAAGTTTTGGAGTTGGTTCATTGCGATAGTTACAGTTGCTATTCTATTTCTTCCCTGGACACAGAACATCAAAGCAACCGGTTCTGTAACTACATTGTTCCAGGAGCAGCGTCCGCAAGAATTGCCTGCTATCATTCCAGGAAGAATTGTAAAGTGGTATGTAAAAGAAGGCGATTATGTGAAACGTGGCGATACCATTATTCAGCTTGCCGATGTAAAAGATGAATACCTTGATCCAAACCTTGTACAGCGTACCGAAGAGCAGCTGGCCGCAAAACGGCAAACGATAGATTTTTACAACGAAAAAGTACAAGCAACCAGTAGCCAGATTGGTGCAATGGAGGCGCAGCAGCAATTAAAGATATCTTCTTTAAGAAATAAAATAGAGCAGTTGAGGCGTAAGGTACAGAGTGACTCGGCTGAGTGGGCTGCTGCCAAAATTGATGCAGAGATAGCCACTGTTCAATACCAGCGTGCGCGCCAAATGTTGGATGAAGGCATTATTTCGCTGGTAGATTTTGAAAGAAGGACAGGTACTTACCAAAAAGCGCTTGCAGCTCAAACTGAAAAGTTTAATAAATACCAGAATACACGGCAAGAGCTGGTAATAGCCCAGATTGATATTGGAAGTGTACAGCAGGAAACTGCTGATAAAGTTTTTAAAGCACGTGGCGACCAGGCAGGTGCACAAAGTGAGATAGCGACTACTCTGGGTGAAGTAGCTA
Coding sequences within it:
- a CDS encoding peptidase domain-containing ABC transporter is translated as MAEEKKNPILRIPVGRLLDVLRLKKKEITAIYFFALIYGLLQLTLPLGIQAIVNFIQAYTFSTSLWLLIVLVIIGVAISGGLQVTQMKIIERVNQKIFTRFALEYTHHIPRLDIQSVDKYYLPELVNRFFDTVSLQKGLTKLFLDLPVASIQIIFGLVLLSFYSPIFIVFGLLLLGVLVLLMILTSARGLRTSLEESEYKYGVASWLEEMARTLKTFKFSKGTPFHLKKSDRLVSSYLDARTEHFKVLLIQYWALIVFKVFITASMLLVGAFLAINNYINLGQFVAAEIVIIMIMNSVEKFIFSLDNVYDTLTSITKLSKLLDSPEEKSGTLIFARKEFGPEVKVSELSFSFEQKLEVLHKISFVVPSGATVCIRGEEGAGKSILLRLLTGSYSHFKGSISLDNIPINNYDLKSLRRNTGIILQEQEIFDGTLLENITMDNPDLSFSQINELATAFGFQHTFLELPDGYETKLDPTGKRLSKSFIQKVLLLRSLIHDPQLLLMEEPWTALSEIGQQQVKDYLLTRTKSTVIVATNDIGFAQRCKYVIELKNGQVLKAGNPAVVLGIS
- a CDS encoding HlyD family secretion protein — its product is MQILEAKIREEHNLSIESTSHIYNSHYRKQMKFWSWFIAIVTVAILFLPWTQNIKATGSVTTLFQEQRPQELPAIIPGRIVKWYVKEGDYVKRGDTIIQLADVKDEYLDPNLVQRTEEQLAAKRQTIDFYNEKVQATSSQIGAMEAQQQLKISSLRNKIEQLRRKVQSDSAEWAAAKIDAEIATVQYQRARQMLDEGIISLVDFERRTGTYQKALAAQTEKFNKYQNTRQELVIAQIDIGSVQQETADKVFKARGDQAGAQSEIATTLGEVAKLENQVQNYRIRGSQRWLIAPQDGQVVGAMKAGINEIVKEGEVIVQVVPSNFDFAVELFVKPMDLVLVDTGQLVRFTFDGFPAIVFSGWPSASYGIFSGRIVAVETNVNVNGMYRVLVIEDKSDRPWPKELRLGTGAVGFALLKDVPIWYELWRNINGFPPEYYKPSATKKEEKK